DNA sequence from the Pseudomonadota bacterium genome:
GACGGGATCCCGACCCGCGGTTGCCTCAACGCCAACGCCAGCGCCTTGGCGCGCTACGCCGCGCTCTGCCAAGAACAAGGGCTCGTGCCCATCGTCGAGCCCGAGGTCCTGATGGATGGGGACAACACCATCGAGCGCTGCTATGAAGTGACCGAAGCGACCTTACGGCGGCTATTCCAGAACCTCTACGAGCAACGCGTGGTCTTGGAGCATCTCATCCTCAAGACCAATATGGTCATCGCGGGGAAGCAGTGCCCGCAGCAAAATAGCGTCGAGGAGGTTGCAGAGATGACGGTGCGCTGCCTACATCATTCCGTTCCGGCGGCGGTCGCCGGCATCGTGTTCCTCTCCGGAGGCCAGAAGGCCGAGCCCGCCACCGCGAATCTCAACGCGATGAACGCGATGTCCAGAAAACACCCCTGGCCGCTCAGCTTCTCGTACGGCCGCGCCCTCCAGGATCCGGCCTTGAAGATTTGGGGCGGAAAACCGGACAATGTCCCCGCGGCACAGAAGGCGCTCTTCCACCGCGCCAAGTGCAACGGCTTCGCGACGCTGGGGAAATACACACCCGCGATGGAGCAGCAACTCGCGGCTTAAACGAGGGCCTACGCCGTCAC
Encoded proteins:
- a CDS encoding fructose-bisphosphate aldolase class I produces the protein MSDLRPTAEALVAPGKGILAIDESFPSIKKRFDSIHVVSTEETRRAYRDLLITTQGIGEYVSGMILFDETFRQSTAAGIPFAKALPDAGVITGIKVDQGAKDMPFLAGEKITEGLDGLRERLIEYRNLGARFAKWRAVITIGDGIPTRGCLNANASALARYAALCQEQGLVPIVEPEVLMDGDNTIERCYEVTEATLRRLFQNLYEQRVVLEHLILKTNMVIAGKQCPQQNSVEEVAEMTVRCLHHSVPAAVAGIVFLSGGQKAEPATANLNAMNAMSRKHPWPLSFSYGRALQDPALKIWGGKPDNVPAAQKALFHRAKCNGFATLGKYTPAMEQQLAA